From Mus musculus strain C57BL/6J chromosome 8, GRCm38.p6 C57BL/6J, a single genomic window includes:
- the Ccl17 gene encoding C-C motif chemokine 17 precursor — protein sequence MKTFTSAFGTMRSLQMLLLAALLLGTFLQHARAARATNVGRECCLDYFKGAIPIRKLVSWYKTSVECSRDAIVFLTVQGKLICADPKDKHVKKAIRLVKNPRP from the exons ATGAAGACCTTCACCTCAGCTTTTGGTACCATGAGGTCACTTCAGATGCTGCTCCTGGCTGCTCTGCTTCTGGGGACTTTTCTGCAGCATGCCAGAGCTG CTCGAGCCACCAATGTAGGCCGAGAGTGCTGCCTGGATTACTTCAAAGGGGCCATTCCTATCAGGAAGTTGGTGAGCTGGTATAAGACCTCAGTGGAGTGTTCCAGGGATGCCATCGT GTTTCTGACTGTCCAGGGCAAGCTCATCTGTGCAGACCCCAAAGACAAACATGTGAAGAAGGCCATCAGATTGGTGAAAAACCCAAGGCCATGA